A region from the Phaenicophaeus curvirostris isolate KB17595 chromosome 3, BPBGC_Pcur_1.0, whole genome shotgun sequence genome encodes:
- the LOC138719223 gene encoding myelin P2 protein has product MCNRFVGTWKLISSENFDDYMKELGVGLATRKLGGLTKPDVIISMKGDIVTIRTESTFKNTTISFKLGQQFDETTADDRKVKSVITLEKGALVQVQKWNGKETTIKRRLVDGKMVVECAMKGVICTRVYERV; this is encoded by the exons ATGTGTAACCGATTTGTGGGAACCTGGAAACTCATCTCCAGTGAAAATTTTGATGACTATATGAAAGAATTGG GAGTGGGCTTAGCTACCCGGAAACTAGGTGGTTTGACAAAGCCTGATGTGATCATCAGTATGAAAGGGGACATAGTAACCATCAGAACTGAAAGCACCTTCAAAAACACAACAATCTCTTTCAAACTGGGCCAGCAGTTTGATGAAACAACAGCAGACGACcggaaagtcaag AGTGTCATAACCCTGGAGAAAGGGGCCTTGGTGCAAGTGCAGAAGTGGAATGGCAAAGAGACCACAATAAAAAGAAGATTGGTTGATGGGAAAATGGTGGTG GAATGTGCCATGAAAGGAGTTATCTGCACTAGAGTCTATGAAAGagtgtga
- the LOC138719212 gene encoding fatty acid-binding protein, adipocyte has translation MCEQFVGTWKLIASENFEDYMKELGVGFATRKMAGVAKPTMTISLNGDVMTIKTESTFKNMEVSFKLGEEFDEITADDRKTKNVITLDNGVLNQVQKWDGKETIIKRKLVDANLVVECTMNNVTCKRVYEKA, from the exons ATGTGTGAGCAGTTTGTGGGCACCTGGAAGCTCATTGCTAGTGAAAACTTTGAGGACTATATGAAAGAGCTGG GTGTGGGATTTGCTACCAGGAAAATGGCTGGTGTGGCCAAACCCACTATGACTATCAGTTTGAATGGTGATGTGATGACCATCAAAACAGAAAGTACCTTCAAAAATATGGAAGTCTCTTTCAAGTTAGGTGAAGAGTTTGATGAGATCACAGCAGACGACAGAAAAACAAAG aACGTCATAACCCTAGATAATGGTGTCCTGAACCAGGTGCAGAAATGGGACGGAAAAGAAACTATCATAAAGAGAAAACTGGTGGATGCAAACCTGGTGGTG gAATGCACCATGAATAATGTTACCTGCAAAAGAGTTTATGAAAAAGCATGA